One Pseudodesulfovibrio cashew DNA window includes the following coding sequences:
- a CDS encoding LOG family protein — MTWDQFEYHDKPCWLLDVKGYYTCLAEHMDRMFLNGFLVQEHRRMVLTDADPASLLDQFDNYVPPEVDKWIEKKKGL; from the coding sequence TTGACGTGGGATCAATTTGAGTATCACGACAAGCCGTGTTGGCTTCTCGACGTGAAGGGATACTACACCTGCCTCGCGGAGCACATGGATCGCATGTTCCTGAACGGTTTCCTCGTGCAGGAACACCGCCGAATGGTCCTTACCGATGCCGACCCCGCCAGTCTCCTCGACCAGTTCGACAACTACGTCCCGCCCGAAGTGGACAAGTGGATAGAGAAGAAAAAGGGGCTGTAG
- the groES gene encoding co-chaperone GroES: protein MNLKPLNDRVLVKRLDVEEKTAGGIYIPDSAKEKPSKGEILAVGPGKLDDNGERVSMTVSVGDIVLFAKYAGSEINIDGEETLVMREDDILAIVD, encoded by the coding sequence ATGAATCTGAAACCGCTGAACGATCGTGTTCTGGTCAAGCGCCTGGACGTTGAGGAGAAGACCGCCGGGGGCATCTACATCCCTGATTCCGCCAAGGAAAAGCCCTCGAAGGGCGAAATCCTGGCCGTCGGTCCGGGCAAGCTGGACGATAACGGCGAGCGCGTCTCCATGACCGTCAGCGTCGGCGACATCGTGCTGTTCGCCAAGTACGCCGGTAGCGAGATCAACATCGACGGCGAAGAGACCCTGGTCATGCGCGAGGACGACATCCTCGCCATCGTGGACTAG
- the groL gene encoding chaperonin GroEL (60 kDa chaperone family; promotes refolding of misfolded polypeptides especially under stressful conditions; forms two stacked rings of heptamers to form a barrel-shaped 14mer; ends can be capped by GroES; misfolded proteins enter the barrel where they are refolded when GroES binds) has product MSKEILFDAKAREKLKAGVDKLANAVKVTLGPKGRNVVIEKSFGSPVITKDGVSVAKEIELEDKFENMGAQMVKEVASKTSDVAGDGTTTATVLAQAIFSEGVKLVAAGRSPMSIKRGIDKAVEAIVADLEKVAKPTRDQKEIAQVGTISANNDETIGNIIAEAMSKVGKEGVITVEEAKGLETTLDVVEGMQFDRGYLSPYFVTNTERMTCEMEEPLILIKETKISNMKELLPVLEQCAKMSKPLMIVAEDIEGEALATLVVNKLRGTLNVVAVKAPGFGERRKAMLKDIAILTGGQVVSEDLGIKMENLTVNDLGSCKRVVIDKENTTVVDGAGKPEEIKGRIQQIRAEIADSTSDYDREKLQERLAKIVGGVAVINVGAATETEMKEKKARVEDALNATRAAVEEGIVPGGGVVLARSGVAASKVKVVDDDEQAGVNIIARAVEEPLRQIAGNAGLEGSIVVEKIKEGKGGMGYNAATDKYEDLIKAGVIDPKKVTRTALQNAASVAGLLLTTECAIVEKPEKNDGPAMPGGMPGMGGMGGMGGMY; this is encoded by the coding sequence ATGTCGAAAGAAATTCTTTTCGATGCCAAGGCCCGTGAGAAGCTGAAAGCCGGTGTGGACAAGCTGGCCAACGCCGTTAAAGTGACCCTCGGTCCCAAGGGCCGCAACGTCGTGATCGAGAAATCCTTCGGTTCCCCGGTCATCACCAAGGACGGCGTCTCCGTCGCCAAGGAGATCGAGCTGGAAGACAAGTTCGAGAACATGGGCGCCCAGATGGTCAAGGAAGTCGCTTCCAAGACCTCCGACGTCGCCGGTGACGGCACCACCACCGCCACCGTGCTGGCCCAGGCCATCTTCTCCGAGGGCGTGAAGCTCGTGGCCGCCGGCCGCTCCCCCATGTCCATCAAGCGCGGCATCGACAAGGCCGTCGAAGCCATCGTCGCCGACCTCGAGAAGGTCGCCAAGCCCACCCGTGATCAGAAAGAGATCGCCCAGGTCGGCACCATCTCCGCCAACAACGACGAGACCATCGGCAACATCATCGCCGAGGCCATGAGCAAGGTCGGCAAGGAAGGCGTCATCACCGTGGAAGAGGCCAAGGGCCTGGAAACCACCCTGGACGTCGTGGAAGGCATGCAGTTCGACCGCGGCTACCTCTCCCCCTACTTCGTCACCAACACCGAGCGCATGACCTGCGAAATGGAAGAGCCGCTGATCCTCATCAAGGAGACCAAGATCTCCAACATGAAGGAACTCCTGCCCGTCCTGGAGCAGTGCGCCAAGATGTCCAAGCCGCTGATGATCGTCGCTGAAGACATCGAGGGCGAGGCTCTGGCCACCCTCGTGGTCAACAAGCTGCGCGGCACCCTGAACGTGGTCGCCGTCAAGGCTCCCGGCTTCGGCGAGCGCCGCAAGGCCATGCTGAAGGACATCGCCATCCTCACCGGTGGTCAGGTCGTCTCCGAGGACCTGGGCATCAAGATGGAAAATCTCACCGTCAACGACCTCGGCTCCTGCAAGCGCGTGGTCATCGACAAGGAAAACACCACCGTCGTGGACGGCGCAGGCAAGCCCGAAGAAATCAAGGGCCGCATCCAGCAGATCCGCGCCGAGATCGCCGACTCCACCTCCGACTACGATCGCGAGAAGCTCCAGGAGCGTCTGGCCAAGATCGTGGGCGGCGTGGCCGTCATCAACGTCGGTGCCGCCACCGAGACCGAGATGAAGGAAAAGAAAGCCCGCGTCGAGGACGCCCTGAACGCTACCCGCGCAGCCGTGGAAGAGGGCATCGTGCCCGGCGGTGGCGTGGTCCTGGCCCGCTCCGGCGTGGCCGCCAGCAAGGTCAAGGTCGTCGATGACGACGAGCAGGCCGGTGTGAACATCATCGCCCGCGCCGTGGAAGAGCCCCTGCGCCAGATCGCCGGCAACGCCGGTCTCGAAGGCTCCATCGTCGTCGAGAAGATCAAGGAAGGCAAGGGTGGCATGGGCTACAACGCCGCCACCGACAAGTACGAAGACCTGATCAAGGCCGGTGTCATCGATCCCAAGAAGGTCACCCGCACCGCGCTGCAGAACGCCGCTTCCGTGGCCGGCCTGCTGCTGACCACCGAATGCGCCATCGTCGAGAAGCCCGAGAAGAACGACGGTCCGGCCATGCCCGGCGGCATGCCCGGCATGGGCGGCATGGGCGGCATGGGCGGTATGTACTAA
- a CDS encoding lysophospholipid acyltransferase family protein — translation MNSQGTRPLLNLDSPFGDPLRHTLFSLVKKPLSKVLRLNTLNGMYASLHAAGSDEPFVEQALTALGVKFSVDGQPVSRIPAKGPLVAVCNHPFGVLEGLLLIKILREVRSDIKIMANFMLGMIPEMDDLLIQVDPFGKEESAKKNIAGLKASMRWLKNGGMLVVFPSGEVSSLKVNKRMVADPQWSPMIGRIIHKTGANVLPVFFDGRNSGLFQTLGLIHPKLRTVLLPHENLRQAAKHTIRVALGSVVPAEKLAVYEDDRELMDYLRFRTYLLRKDKPRFRLKGRDGKRKLAPIANSRGKHILASEVAALPDEAVLMRSGDFTVFQSGAFRIPRILREIGIQREKTFRAVGEGTGRAMDIDEFDDTYRHLVLWNHAEREVAGAYRFGLTDEILAEQGPEGLYTSTLFDYDASLLKEMGPALEMGRSFIIPKYQKNYQPLLLLWKGVAEFVVRNPKYSTLFGCVSISGEYSGLSRELIVNFMERHCALPEMASMAHPKRPPKGKQLKKMDFTLPASAFNDPEDVAALVSDVEGGTSIPVLLRQYLKLGGKIIGFNVDPAFGNCLDGLILVDLMRSEPKVLSRFMGKEGLDTFLKANATKRLRPVVPGKVDNAA, via the coding sequence ATGAACAGCCAAGGCACCCGACCACTGCTCAACCTGGACTCACCCTTTGGCGACCCCCTTCGCCACACCCTTTTCTCTCTGGTAAAGAAACCCCTCTCCAAGGTCCTTCGCCTGAACACCCTCAACGGCATGTACGCCTCGCTCCACGCGGCGGGCAGCGACGAGCCGTTCGTGGAGCAGGCGCTCACGGCCCTGGGAGTCAAATTTTCCGTGGACGGCCAGCCCGTCAGCCGCATCCCGGCCAAAGGCCCGCTGGTGGCCGTCTGCAACCACCCCTTCGGCGTGCTTGAGGGGCTGCTGCTGATCAAAATCCTGCGCGAGGTCCGGTCCGACATCAAGATCATGGCCAACTTCATGCTCGGCATGATCCCGGAGATGGACGATCTTCTCATCCAGGTGGACCCCTTCGGCAAGGAGGAGTCGGCCAAAAAGAATATCGCCGGACTCAAGGCCTCCATGCGCTGGCTCAAAAACGGCGGCATGCTCGTGGTCTTCCCGTCCGGCGAGGTCTCCAGCCTCAAGGTCAACAAGCGCATGGTCGCCGATCCCCAGTGGTCACCCATGATCGGACGCATCATCCACAAGACCGGCGCAAACGTGCTGCCCGTGTTCTTCGACGGCCGCAACTCCGGCCTGTTCCAGACCCTCGGCCTGATCCACCCCAAGCTCAGGACCGTGCTCCTGCCCCACGAGAACCTGCGCCAGGCCGCCAAACACACCATCCGCGTGGCCCTGGGCTCGGTGGTCCCGGCGGAAAAGCTCGCCGTATACGAGGACGACCGGGAGCTCATGGACTACCTCCGCTTCCGCACCTACCTGCTGCGTAAGGACAAGCCCCGCTTCCGCCTCAAGGGCCGCGACGGCAAGCGTAAGCTCGCGCCCATCGCCAACTCCCGGGGCAAGCACATCCTGGCCAGCGAGGTGGCCGCCCTTCCCGACGAGGCCGTGCTCATGCGCTCCGGCGACTTCACGGTCTTCCAGTCCGGCGCGTTCCGCATCCCCCGCATCCTGCGCGAAATCGGCATCCAGCGGGAGAAGACCTTCCGCGCCGTGGGCGAAGGCACGGGCCGCGCCATGGACATCGACGAATTCGACGACACTTATCGTCACCTGGTGCTCTGGAATCACGCCGAGCGCGAGGTGGCCGGAGCCTACCGCTTCGGCCTGACCGACGAGATCCTGGCGGAACAAGGCCCCGAAGGCCTCTACACCTCCACCCTGTTCGACTACGACGCCTCCCTGCTCAAGGAAATGGGCCCGGCCCTGGAGATGGGCCGCTCGTTCATCATTCCGAAGTACCAGAAGAACTACCAACCGCTCCTGCTCCTCTGGAAAGGCGTGGCCGAATTCGTGGTGCGCAACCCCAAGTACTCCACCCTGTTCGGCTGCGTGTCCATCTCCGGCGAATACTCGGGCCTGTCCCGTGAACTGATCGTCAACTTCATGGAACGCCACTGCGCCCTGCCCGAGATGGCCTCCATGGCCCACCCCAAGCGCCCGCCCAAGGGCAAACAGCTCAAGAAGATGGACTTTACCCTGCCCGCCAGCGCCTTCAACGACCCCGAGGACGTCGCCGCCCTGGTCAGCGACGTGGAGGGCGGCACCTCCATCCCGGTGCTCCTGCGCCAGTACCTCAAGCTGGGCGGCAAGATCATCGGCTTCAACGTGGACCCGGCCTTCGGCAACTGTCTGGACGGCCTGATCCTGGTGGACCTGATGCGCTCCGAGCCCAAGGTCCTGTCCCGGTTCATGGGCAAGGAAGGGCTGGACACCTTTCTCAAGGCAAACGCGACCAAGCGGCTCCGCCCGGTCGTGCCCGGCAAGGTGGACAACGCGGCCTGA
- a CDS encoding TetR/AcrR family transcriptional regulator yields MTKKEAILRAAQEAFGELGFSNATVKDVAGRADVSFGLVSHYFGNKQELFLAAGFDMADRIITRLIEATKDAKTGMEAICNYMSAYFEFTEEHRKRFSVLLRCSPFSHMEVGVDAAKVAEKFSFFIEELKRCVNMGIADGSIRDLPVEKTALIIYGNIVGSVRTSLLTPYDSEGIFEETIRHVARSIANSPSQDGC; encoded by the coding sequence ATGACTAAGAAGGAAGCAATACTGAGAGCGGCTCAAGAAGCCTTTGGAGAACTGGGTTTCTCCAATGCCACGGTCAAGGACGTGGCGGGGCGCGCTGATGTATCCTTCGGATTGGTCTCCCACTACTTCGGCAACAAGCAGGAACTGTTTCTTGCAGCGGGATTTGACATGGCGGACAGGATCATCACCCGACTGATCGAGGCGACCAAGGACGCCAAGACCGGGATGGAAGCGATCTGCAACTACATGTCCGCCTACTTTGAATTTACCGAAGAGCATCGGAAACGGTTTTCAGTCCTGCTTCGTTGCTCGCCCTTCAGCCACATGGAAGTCGGCGTTGACGCCGCCAAGGTGGCAGAGAAATTCAGCTTCTTCATTGAAGAACTGAAACGGTGCGTGAACATGGGCATTGCAGACGGATCGATCCGCGACCTCCCTGTGGAGAAGACCGCGTTGATCATTTACGGCAACATCGTCGGTTCCGTCCGCACCTCGCTCCTCACTCCCTACGATTCAGAGGGGATCTTCGAGGAGACTATCCGCCACGTGGCACGCAGCATTGCAAACAGCCCAAGCCAGGACGGCTGTTGA
- a CDS encoding DsbA family protein, with protein MRKLIPLTLLALLLLLPAQALAEGVTGCAPQYASLGGHAVAKFKGTGDLDITIVTDPLCWHCRLGHKLLGEYPELYGTVNLIFFPRQSFIGSDMAAWILEDAAGSENSKAMIDFAYYDLKQPKTDDLKQARMLVLAQFVTRFPAMGEGVTFEGLAARLQADHEAHVLETAHLCEKAELPGTPTLIAGKYIIMGYGANPWIKALKAKAVCD; from the coding sequence ATGCGAAAACTCATCCCGCTCACCCTGCTGGCCCTGTTGCTGCTTCTCCCGGCCCAAGCCCTTGCCGAGGGCGTCACGGGCTGCGCGCCCCAATACGCCTCCCTGGGCGGACACGCCGTTGCCAAATTCAAGGGCACCGGCGACCTGGACATCACCATCGTCACCGACCCGCTCTGCTGGCACTGCCGTCTGGGCCACAAGCTGCTCGGCGAGTATCCAGAGCTCTACGGCACCGTGAACCTGATCTTCTTCCCCAGGCAATCCTTCATCGGCTCGGACATGGCGGCCTGGATACTGGAGGACGCGGCAGGCAGCGAAAACAGTAAGGCCATGATCGACTTCGCCTACTACGACCTCAAGCAGCCCAAGACCGACGACCTGAAACAGGCCCGCATGCTGGTCCTGGCCCAGTTCGTCACCCGCTTCCCGGCCATGGGCGAAGGCGTCACTTTTGAAGGGCTGGCCGCCAGACTCCAGGCCGACCACGAGGCCCACGTCCTGGAGACCGCTCACCTCTGCGAAAAGGCGGAGCTGCCCGGCACCCCGACCCTCATCGCGGGCAAGTACATCATCATGGGCTACGGCGCCAACCCATGGATCAAGGCGCTCAAGGCCAAGGCAGTCTGCGACTAG
- a CDS encoding PEP-CTERM sorting domain-containing protein — protein MMFARRFLLVFALTFCVFGLPVVAQSATLGTFDRWYGSYIGNFGEVNTATYGQIVSNPTSIYADRISFYLDDIPGDDFVDFQLMIGSWGGSAMTELLWESPAYATTNNGGLDGFERFDMSVDHVLLNGGTEYIIFLTASNLFDGLDGRAHVGTTTGSGFVFFSNRDDFSLLYSDWDTFFIGRSLAYEIEYTPAGQVVTPEPSTFILLCAGLLGLIGLGRKRFTEK, from the coding sequence ATGATGTTCGCGCGACGATTTCTTCTTGTTTTTGCTCTGACTTTCTGTGTTTTCGGCTTGCCGGTGGTGGCGCAGTCCGCAACCCTCGGAACGTTTGACCGTTGGTACGGCTCCTACATAGGCAACTTCGGAGAGGTCAACACGGCAACCTACGGTCAGATAGTGTCCAATCCCACCTCCATTTATGCGGACAGGATTTCCTTTTATCTCGATGATATTCCCGGTGATGATTTTGTTGATTTCCAGCTGATGATCGGCTCCTGGGGAGGCAGCGCCATGACGGAACTGCTGTGGGAAAGCCCTGCATACGCAACGACAAACAACGGAGGACTCGACGGTTTCGAACGGTTCGACATGTCCGTGGATCATGTGCTGTTGAACGGCGGCACCGAGTACATCATATTTCTGACCGCAAGCAATCTTTTTGACGGCTTGGATGGGAGAGCGCACGTGGGAACGACCACAGGATCAGGCTTCGTATTCTTCAGTAACCGCGATGATTTTAGCCTGCTGTATTCGGATTGGGACACCTTTTTTATCGGTCGTTCCCTGGCATACGAAATCGAATACACGCCTGCGGGGCAGGTTGTTACCCCGGAACCCTCGACATTTATCCTTCTGTGCGCAGGCCTGTTGGGGTTGATCGGCTTGGGCCGGAAGAGATTTACTGAAAAGTAG
- a CDS encoding PEP-CTERM sorting domain-containing protein produces MAFLKSTPMVICSSFVLLLLISPVSTSHAAPIYIDFDSLSSGAIVSDQYGALGVFFQNSLTDTASDVEILDGGYDSTINAIMTTSYSDGFYVILPEGMNSFEGFVYEDSYYVYGDEDYYDEGGEGEYYDEGYSVYIQAYDIDGLPMLSSEYVVHSTDVWSAFSLTTSAPIAALHIYGTMSFKIDSIQIQNTMNGQAAVTTPEPSSFLLLGVGLLAFLACRAGVRQR; encoded by the coding sequence ATGGCTTTTTTAAAAAGCACACCCATGGTCATATGCTCTTCATTTGTTTTGCTGCTCTTGATCTCTCCCGTTTCCACCTCCCACGCAGCTCCCATTTACATCGATTTCGATAGCCTCTCCTCCGGTGCCATAGTGTCGGATCAATATGGCGCTCTTGGTGTCTTCTTTCAAAATTCACTTACGGACACAGCTTCGGATGTGGAGATTTTGGATGGGGGATACGATTCGACGATAAATGCCATCATGACAACCTCTTACAGCGATGGCTTTTATGTCATCCTCCCTGAAGGCATGAACAGCTTCGAGGGCTTTGTCTACGAAGACAGTTATTATGTGTATGGAGACGAGGACTACTATGACGAAGGAGGAGAAGGGGAGTACTATGACGAGGGTTATTCCGTATACATCCAGGCGTACGACATAGACGGTCTGCCCATGTTGTCCAGCGAATACGTGGTCCACAGCACGGATGTGTGGTCCGCCTTTTCGTTAACCACGAGTGCTCCCATCGCGGCACTGCACATCTATGGGACAATGAGTTTCAAGATCGACAGCATCCAGATTCAAAATACCATGAACGGGCAGGCCGCCGTGACAACTCCCGAGCCGTCCTCCTTCCTCCTGCTCGGCGTGGGGCTTTTGGCTTTCCTGGCATGCCGTGCTGGTGTGCGGCAGCGCTAA